The DNA region TAACTACCCTGGGATAGAATGAGAAAGTACATGGTGTTGGATGAGCAGTGAGACCTGTGATTCTGCCTCTCTGTTCCAGGCAGCTGAATGCACAGGGATTAAGATTTTCCACTCAAACTCTTCAATCTACTTTGCAAACAGTGACCTTTATTTGAACGCCCTCAAAGAGAAGGTAATCTCAGCTgccgtgtgtgtttctgtgtgtggaataTGCAGAGTTGCATACGTTTTCATTTTTGTCCGACTATGTTACGGGTCAAGCACTTTAGGCCTAGCAAActagtccatctctcctgtaGACTGTAGCTACACTACAGTTCAGTGGGGGATCCTTGCATTGAAAAAAAACAGCTTGGCCCATCGTGTCTCGTCATATTTAAACATGTGTACAGACAGGAGTAGACCCAGTACATCTCCAGGCTATACGGAAAGCCCGAAAAAGAAAACTGAAGAAGGAGAGCGCAGAGAGGGAGAGCCAAAACCACAAGTCACCACAAAAAATGAGTGCTGTCGTCAAACTGGTGAGCCCATTCAATATGGTATTTTTCTGCTCCGTCACTCACAATATCACTATTTGGTTTACTTCCCCTGCTTCTTGTTAAAACACGCCACATATTGACACTGTAACCAGAACACCAGACAGACGGGCAGAATTGAAGGCCTTCACGTAGTCATTTTCTAAGAGGCTTTTGCTGTTAGCCTTGTTGTGGTTGGTTTGAAGCCAAAAGAGGTGTGATTGCCTGGTACAATTTTGGTCTTGTGTGATTGGCAGACACGATATTGGTTTCCTTCATTCTCCTATATGATTGGCTGATACAATTTCGGTCGTCTTGTGATTGGGCCAGGATTTGGAGCTGGGCGTCACTCACGAAGTGGTGGCAGGGGGCGGCTCCCAGAACCACTTGGAGGTGCAGGGGAATGGGCAAGTGGCCGAGACCCACACAGAGTCAGACTCTGAGGAGACCCGGTTCCTAGAGCCCCTCTGTCCTGTCCACACCCTCATTCTGGACTGGACCCCCGTCAACTTCATAGATTCTGTGGGAGCCAAAGCAATCAAGTTGGTAAGGGACCTTATCTCGACTCGCAGAGCACTGGGGTCTGTTCAGAAGTGTAACATTACAGAACAGATATGCCTTTCTGTCATGCAGAATTAGGCGTAATGTCAGCTTTGTTCATGACATTTCTATCATAATGTTGGGCTGAACAGGACTCTGGTGTTACTTCTGATCGCCTCTTAAGTTTCCAACTTCATCATTTCATGGTGTTCTCATGAGTTTTCCTCTCTGCAGGTGATCAAGGAGTATGCCgctgtggatgtgtgtgtcttCATCGCTGGCTGCAGCAGTGAGTTATAACATACTGGTCTAGATTACTATTAAAAAACCTGAGGGTAACTGAACTAGAGGTTGTTTAAGACACTAGCCGTAGCAACGATAACACTAGTCAGTTAGATATAGGCCTACCTACCAAACTGTGTGTTGTTTCCTAACAGGAACTCTGCTGGCTGAACTCCGCACCCTGCAGTTTTTCACCGGGGTCGTGGCCCCAGAAATGGTCTTCCCCACCGTCCATGACGCCGTATTGCACTGTCGGCGCCGGACTGCCCCGCCCACCATCACTGCCATCCAATGACATTGTCTGACGGGGACATCAAGGGGGAGGGGACACAGGGCCACATGCACCTAAGGCTGCTCTAAAGCCATGTTCTcattggcagtttgaagtgactcaaatcctttattatatatagatatataaataATTCAAATCTGTTCCttttttcctgcagtctgaacaggAAATGGATTAGGATACTTCTagccacatttcaaaccaccttcGTAGGTGGTTTGAAGTCAGgtacaaatctgattcctggctaTCTGACGTGTTTGAACGgtaaaatctgatttatttgccctcaaggtgtttttagaCTTATTTGGCATCTCTTGatgcttgctagctactctgacAAGAacgtggtagctaactagcttgttaattgtttaaaattattttgaacattcaaagcaactgggaaacgtccatggcaggAGTCGTCACCTTAGCCTGCTACTTAACTTCTGAGTGCTAGGAAGCACAAACACCtacaccactgcacacacacctGTTGTTACTATGATAACTAgcatagccatgtcagcaaatgactgaTGTCTGAACgaaaatgaatttaaaaaactgatttgagcattaaggcctgcagtgtgaacaaggcttagGTGACCCGGGGGAGTTCGGGCTGGAGACCTCCAACCAGCAGCACCGGAGACAGTCTGAACGCCCATCTCCAAGTGCAACTTCTTGTTTTAAGCAGAgataaatatatttaataaagATGGGTTTTGTTTTATTGCTAACATTCCTACGGGCTGCAGCGTGCAGGACTCTTGGCGTTTTATGCTAAGAGCAAGTCATTTATCAATTTACTGCGTCTTTGAAATGGTTTCAAGCACTTGTGTTCTTCACAGCATTGTCTCAAAGTAGAAGAGAAATAGCAACACTCAGGTTTTAGGTCACATGTTGAGTGCGTCTTTTCAGAGCATCCCCATTAGTGGTTACATTTGAGATCCAGGAGAGCAACACTGAATAGGCCCACCACTGTAGCTCTGACATGTTGAATAGATGGTACTTTTACCATGTTTTTCTCAAAGATTGGCCTCTTGTTACCCCTTTCCTGCTGAATATCTAAGAAATGCATCATTACAGTTTGTCATTGTACAATTAGTGTGCAAATCTACAATCTACTCAGGTAGGCCACTTCACAGCTGTTACTCGTACTATTCTTTTCAAATAATCTGCTGTTTTGTCAAGTGTCTTTCAATCAGTGATATGCAGCCGAACACTGCGTTTGGTCCGATTCAAGTCACTCATCTAGTGCTGTATGTTGTGTTGGTACAAAGCTATGAATTTGTACATTTGAAGTTATCAATATTTTTGTGGTAATATATGGATGGtttaaatgtactgtacatatcttACGGCTTGACTTTTACATCAATAAACAATGCAGTTTTATAGTACAGGTCAATGTGTGATTGAATGAAAACTAGAAAATGTCCAAACTGGAATAAACTTTATTTGTGTAGGTAATGTTTAATGACAGAAAATGAGCATTGactctcctccccagcctcttGGGAAACAACCCCAGATGCAGACAGCGCTGTTTAGTTGTAGGTCATGTATCTTGGGGTGGCGCTGAACTTGGCGTAGGACTTGATGACCTTGTTGACCGCCTCCAGGAAGTCCTTCTCAGTGGCGATCTTCCGGCGGGCGCGGATGGCGAACATACCCGCCTCCGTGCACACGCTGCGAATCTCAGCACCTAATAGGACAAAACAAACGGTGTGATTGTTTCAGATTGACTACCTTGCATCCCAAATATGTCTTAACAGGGTGTGGGCTACATGGTTGGAGCCAGTCATTGGGCTGCAGTAGAGTGCAGGGTAGAGAATTCCAACGCAGCCTTTATACATGTCAGTTACTAAAAATAGTGGTGCCCCCTTGTGTCGCATCACCGGAACAACAGTGTTGGGTCATCTTACCTGTGCTGTTGGGACAGAGACGAGCCAGCAGCTCGAAGCGGATGTCTCTCTCCACGCTCATGGAGCGGGCATGGATCTTGAAGATGTGAGTACGACCCTGAAACAACACCTCATTCTTTACCACACGGCCAGGCCACTCTACATTCATATCTTCACTATTCATACAGTAGGAATAATTGTTGGCAGCTAACTTCATTCGCTACTCATTCATCTTCATGCATTTTTTATTACCACCTATGTAAGCTATTCCTCTGCATATTCACCAAGTCAGGAGGAGTCCGgctacgttccaaatggcactctgttccctaatatagtgcactacttttgaccagccaaATTGCAACCtgttccctaatatagtgcactacttttgaccagccaaATTGCAACCtgttccctaatatagtgcactacttttgaccagccaaATTGCAACCtgttccctaatatagtgcactacttttgaccagccaaATTGCAACCtgttccctaatatagtgcactacttttgaccagccaaATTGCAACCtgttccctaatatagtgcactactttagaccagccatattgcaccctgttccctaatatagtgcactactttagaccaggatccaaagggaatagggtgccattagggactgGAGTCAGAGTTACTCTCGTTCTAATCAGACATGGTATTAACCTCCAGGTCTGGCAGGCTGAATTCAATCTTCCTGTCCAGTCGCCCGGGCCTCATGAGGGCCGGGTCCAGGGTGTCGGGCCGGTTGGTGGCCATCAGGACCTTGATGTTCCCCCTGGGGTCGAAGCCATCCAGCTGGTTGATGAGCTCCAGCATGGTCCTCTGGACCTCATTGTCCCCACCGGCACCGTCATCAAAACGGGCCCCTACAAGACAAGACACAACCCACATGGAAGTAGAGGCACAACCACAGACAGGGCTACTATTTCTGGTGACAAGATGAGCACCCTGTGCACGTCAAGCTGCCTCCTGCCCTATGGGTTGTTCTGGCTCGGACAAGGCTACTTACTACCACTTCTTGTGAAATGCATAAATGTGTTATTTTGTAGAGTTGTCTTGCATTTAAATCAGTACACAAGTTTAAATTTTTTAAGTGCTGACCTCCAATAGCGTCAATTTCGTCGAAGAAGATGAGACATGCCTTCTTGGTTCTGGCCATCTCAAAAAGCTCCCGCACCATTCTGGCACCCTGAGGAAGAGAAACAAGTACAGAGAACAAGGTAAGCTTACACCGATTCAGGACCACATTCCTGAGTTAATTCTCCATCATCCTGAGTTCTCAAATCTATTCAAATACAACTTGATTGTGACTAGCTCTGGGTTGAAAACAATATTGATTGTGACTAACTTGATTTTGTGACTAGCTCTGGGTTGAAGTTTACCCTatatacagatctaggatcagcttcccatcCTCCGACCCTAACCATTATTGGGGGAAAttctaaactgacccaagatcagtgtctaggggcaacttcaccctccACCATTGACTCACCTCTCCCACGTATTTCTGGACCAGCTCTGAGCCGATGACCCTGATGAAGCAGGCATCGGTGCGGTTGGCCACGGCTCTGGCACACAGGGTTTTACCTGTACCAGGTGGGCCGAACAGCAGAACCCCCTTCGGGGGCTCAATACCCAGGTTGACAAACCTCTCGGGCTGAAAGCAGAACAGACAACGAGAGGAGACATAAGCAGAGGTACGAAGGATCCAATATGTTTTAAGTGTACAAGATGTCTAATAACCCTGCCACAAATGCAGGAAATCTGAGGGCACTCACCCAGGTCTTTATTGCCTTATTGATACCTTCTCATTTAAATGTCACGAATGTATAG from Oncorhynchus kisutch isolate 150728-3 unplaced genomic scaffold, Okis_V2 scaffold2014, whole genome shotgun sequence includes:
- the LOC116368898 gene encoding 26S proteasome regulatory subunit 7, with product MPDYLGGDQRKIKDAKEEEDKPIRSLDEGDIALLKTYGQSTYSRQIKQVEDDIQNLLKKINELTGIKESDTGLAPPALWDLAADKQTLQSEQPLQVARCTKIINADSEDPKYIINVKQFAKFVVDLSDQVAPTDIEEGMRVGVDRNKYQIHIPLPPKIDPTVTMMQVEEKPDVTYSDVGGCKEQIEKLREVVETPLLHPERFVNLGIEPPKGVLLFGPPGTGKTLCARAVANRTDACFIRVIGSELVQKYVGEGARMVRELFEMARTKKACLIFFDEIDAIGGARFDDGAGGDNEVQRTMLELINQLDGFDPRGNIKVLMATNRPDTLDPALMRPGRLDRKIEFSLPDLEGRTHIFKIHARSMSVERDIRFELLARLCPNSTGAEIRSVCTEAGMFAIRARRKIATEKDFLEAVNKVIKSYAKFSATPRYMTYN